ACTGGAGGGTGCGATCGAGGGTCCAGTAGTTCACGTCCCGACCGGCCTCGAACTGTCCGTAGTCGATGGCCTCGCGTGTCATGTCGTCACATCCGCCGCTCACGGCATAACTGCTCGGTCCGTCTTGGCTCGATCCTGTATCGGTGTGTTAGAGTCGTTTGGCGACGTCCTCAGCGAAATAGGTCAGAATTAGGTCCGCGCCGGCGCGTTTGATCGAGAGCAGCGATTCGTCGGCGGCAGAATCGAGGTCGAGCCACCCCTTCTCGGCGGCGGCGTGGAGCATGGCGTACTCACCCGAGACGTTGTAGGCCGCCACAGGCTGGTCAGTCCGCTCGTCGACCCTGCGGACGACGTCGAGATACGGCAGCGCGGGCTTGACCATCAGCACGTCCGCGCCCTGGTCGACATCGAGATCCACTTCTCGAAGCGCCTCGTCGGCGTTCGCGGGGTCCATCTGGTAGTGCCGCCGGTCGCCGAAGGCGGGTGAGCCGTCGGCCGCGTCGCGGAACGGCCCATAAAAGCTGCTCTCGTACTTCGCGGCGTAGCTCATGATCGGTATATCCATGTGATCCGCGTCGTCGAGTGCCGCCCGGATCGCGCCCACCATCCCGTCGGTCGCGCTGCTCGGTGCGACCATGTCCGCGCCCGCGTCGGCGTGGCTCGTCGCGACCTTCCCGAGGAGGTCGAGCGTCGTGTCGTTGTCGACCGTCAGCCCCGTTTCGTGCTGTTCGTGCAGTCCCGCCGCGCCGCCGTCGACTTCTGCCACACCACCGTCGGCCTCCGCAGCGCCGTTCTCCCAGCGCTCGCGGGCTTCTTCGGCGAGCACCCCACAGTGGCCGTGATCGGTGTACTCACAGAGGCAGACGTCGGTGATGCAGAAGACATCGTTCTCGTCAGTGATCCGCCGGAGCGCGCGCTGGACCACGCCGTCGTCGGCCCACGCCCGGGTTCCGCGGTCGTCCTTCGATTCGGGGATACCGAAGACGATCACGCTCTCGACACCCGTTTCTGTGATCTCTTCGACGCGCGCGGCCGCCTCGTCGACGGGCACGCGCTCGTGGCCCGGCATCGACTCGATCGGAACGCGCTCCTCCGTGGTGGCGTCGACGAACACCGGTGCGATCAGGTCGCTCGCCTCCAGGGTGGTCTCGCTGACGAGGTCGCGGAGTCCGTCCTGGCGGAGCCGTCGGGGGCGGCGCGTGAGGTTCATACCTTGATTGGGGCCGCGAGCGCCAAAACCCCTTCTCGTGCGCGATGCGTGACGCAAACGATTTAGGAGCTACCGGCAAACTCCCTGCCGATGTCCACTCCGGTCCTCCAGATCGCGGAGATGCCCGCCGCCCTCCGGGACCTGCTCGACTCGGAGTACGCACTGCTCGCGCTGCTCTGCGTGTTCGTGCTCGAAGGGGCCATGCTGATGTACTTCATGCCGAGCGAGGCGATCGTCCCGGTCTCGATCGGTCTCATGGGAAGTACAGTCACGGACGTCGCCACCATCATCGGCGTCGCGGTGATCGGAGCGACGATCGGTCAGGTCGGACTGTTCGTCCTCGCGAAACGCGGTGGCCGGGAGTGGCTCCTCGAAAAGCGGTGGTTCCGGGTGAGCGACGAGCGCCTCGCCACCTTCGACGGCTGGTTCGACCGCTGGGGACCGATCGTCGTTCCGGTGAGCAACGCCCTGCTGTTCACTCGGGGGATGCTCACCGTCCCCGCCGGGTTCGCCGAGATGCGGACCCGGGAGTTCGTTCTCCTCTCTGCGGCCGGCACGGTGGTGTTCGAGACGGCGCTCGCGGCGATCGCGCTCGGCGTGATCGAGGTCGCGTTCTGAGGTCGAAGTGGGTTGTTTCGATTGGTGGGACGGACGTGAAAGGGCTGGGTCCGGCTTTCCCACACGGCGCTCGCCACGGTTTTGATGAGGTCTGCGGTCGCAGGTTCGCAGTCGCGGCTCATATTCACCCTGCCAGCCTTTCGGCCCCTTAGGCGTCGTGAGAGTAACCAGAGTGATTTATCTCACCACGTTCTGCTTATACGTTAGAAATAGACATACTGTCGGTTATTGGTGAGTGATTTCACGGCCGATAAAGTAAAGACTCTGCTTGTAGTAGCTTTCATGTGAGGTATATTACATGGGGAACCTAATCGTCTCGGAGTTCATGACCCTGGACGGCGTCATGGAAGATCCAGGTGGAGGAGAAGAATTCGAGCACGGCGGCTGGAGTTTTCAATTCGACCGTGGTCCTGAAGGCGACGAGTTCAAACTCAATGAGGCGTTGGAGAGCGAGGCGCTCTTGCTGGGCCGGACGACTTATGAGGGGTTCGCGGCAGCGTGGCCGGATCAGACGGATGAAGCAGGCTTTGCTGATAAGTTCAACAGCATGCCCAAGTACGTCGTTTCGACGACCTTGGAAGAACCTCTTGAATGGAACAACTCGACGCTGATCAGAGAGAACGTAGCGGATGAAGTCGCGAAGCTGAAACAGGAGTCGGACGGCAACATCTTGGTCAACGGTAGCGCACAGCTTGTCCACACGCTGATGGAACACGACCTCGTTGACGAGTACCGACTCATGACCTTCCCGATCGTCTTGGAGAGCGGGAAACGCCTCTTTGGAGGGACGAGCGATACAACGACGCTGGAACTCGTGGACACGAAGACGGTCGGTGAGGGCGTCGTCATCCTCACCTATCGGCCGGAGAGACAAGAAAACTAATCAGCAGTCCCCGTCCCTCCACAGCGAATCAGTGCGTGCCCTGCCAGTAGCCATTTGATTGTCGCTAGTTGTCCACTCTGGCTCAACAGCCCAGTTACTGACATGTAGTGGTCAGAATGATGCGACTGAATCAGTCGCCTGATTCAGCCGNTCGCTAGTTGTCCACTCTGGCTCAACAGCCCAGTTACTGACATGTAGTGGTCAGAATGATGCGACTGAATCAGTCGCCTGATTCAGCCGCTGTCCGGATTTCTGTGTGATGAAGCTCCCAAAGCTCAAGCGCATCCTCACAGATCCGGACGAGTTCATTTCGAACGGTCAGTTGAAGTCTCTTAGCATGGAATTGCTTGAGCTGATACCGTTGGAAGGAATCGAGGGCTCTGGCCTCGATTCCGAGGAAATCATGGAAGTCGTGCTACGGGCTGCTGTTGACACGACATCGGTCAACGGCGTCACGACGAACACCGAGGACACACCAAATCGGGAGACAGTGATGGATTGGTTGCACACGCTGGAGAACGAGCCGATGCTCGATGCTGTCAACGATATCCTCGCGTTGGTGGCGATGACGGTTCTCGACCGCGGCGGGTCGAGAACCATCTGCACCGACTTCATGGACAACCCGTTCCATGGTCACCCGGAGGATAAAGACGAGTTCCGCCGGATGCAAGCCCGTGATGGCACCACAAAGTGCCATCGCTACTGCACAGTGTTCGTCCTTGCACAGGGGAAGCCGCTGACGCTGGCGATCGAGCCGGTTAACGGAGATGACAGCAAGGCCGACGCGGTCGAGCGCCTGCTCGCCCGCGTCGAGACGTACCCCTTCGAGGTCAAGCGGATTCTCATCGACAGAGCAGCCTTTGCAGGCGAGTTGATCGGTGTGCTTCGTGAGGCAGCACCGCCGGTCTTTCCGGTGAAAACGGGAAAAGACTCGCTGGAAGAGAAGCTGACAACGAACAAGTCGTACATGACCGAAGAGACGATTTGTGAAGGAGAACCGCATGAGCAGACGTACCCACTGGCAGTGAACGTCACGTACCAAAACGACGATCGCGGGAAGTCCGGGCTCAAACAGACGGGATACGCGGCGTACGGTCTGGAAGACCGCACGCCGACGCAAGTGGCGCGGATCTACCACAACCGGTCACGGATCGAGAAGAGCTACGAGAAATTTCGGGAAGCGCGGGCACTGACAACGACGCCGTCCACGACAATTCGGCTATTCTACGTGGGTGTTGGCTTCCTGTTAGAGCAGTTGTGGATCGTGTTGCAGTGGGCAGTGCTCGCCCAGCCACGGCGTGGCGGGCGAGCACTCCCGACAGATTTCACGTTCAGTGATGCGTTTCTCCATGGGATCGAGGAGGTGTTGGACGA
This portion of the Halococcus salifodinae DSM 8989 genome encodes:
- the hemB gene encoding porphobilinogen synthase translates to MNLTRRPRRLRQDGLRDLVSETTLEASDLIAPVFVDATTEERVPIESMPGHERVPVDEAAARVEEITETGVESVIVFGIPESKDDRGTRAWADDGVVQRALRRITDENDVFCITDVCLCEYTDHGHCGVLAEEARERWENGAAEADGGVAEVDGGAAGLHEQHETGLTVDNDTTLDLLGKVATSHADAGADMVAPSSATDGMVGAIRAALDDADHMDIPIMSYAAKYESSFYGPFRDAADGSPAFGDRRHYQMDPANADEALREVDLDVDQGADVLMVKPALPYLDVVRRVDERTDQPVAAYNVSGEYAMLHAAAEKGWLDLDSAADESLLSIKRAGADLILTYFAEDVAKRL
- a CDS encoding DedA family protein encodes the protein MSTPVLQIAEMPAALRDLLDSEYALLALLCVFVLEGAMLMYFMPSEAIVPVSIGLMGSTVTDVATIIGVAVIGATIGQVGLFVLAKRGGREWLLEKRWFRVSDERLATFDGWFDRWGPIVVPVSNALLFTRGMLTVPAGFAEMRTREFVLLSAAGTVVFETALAAIALGVIEVAF
- a CDS encoding dihydrofolate reductase family protein produces the protein MGNLIVSEFMTLDGVMEDPGGGEEFEHGGWSFQFDRGPEGDEFKLNEALESEALLLGRTTYEGFAAAWPDQTDEAGFADKFNSMPKYVVSTTLEEPLEWNNSTLIRENVADEVAKLKQESDGNILVNGSAQLVHTLMEHDLVDEYRLMTFPIVLESGKRLFGGTSDTTTLELVDTKTVGEGVVILTYRPERQEN
- a CDS encoding ISH3 family transposase: MKLPKLKRILTDPDEFISNGQLKSLSMELLELIPLEGIEGSGLDSEEIMEVVLRAAVDTTSVNGVTTNTEDTPNRETVMDWLHTLENEPMLDAVNDILALVAMTVLDRGGSRTICTDFMDNPFHGHPEDKDEFRRMQARDGTTKCHRYCTVFVLAQGKPLTLAIEPVNGDDSKADAVERLLARVETYPFEVKRILIDRAAFAGELIGVLREAAPPVFPVKTGKDSLEEKLTTNKSYMTEETICEGEPHEQTYPLAVNVTYQNDDRGKSGLKQTGYAAYGLEDRTPTQVARIYHNRSRIEKSYEKFREARALTTTPSTTIRLFYVGVGFLLEQLWIVLQWAVLAQPRRGGRALPTDFTFSDAFLHGIEEVLDDELSWKKKHRTNKEGLPAGHEHGLG